AGTTGGTATCATTATATTAGTGTTAACATTACAAATTATGATTAAACCAAAGAATTTGTAATTTTATAAAAATTTTAAATTGACAAATAAAAGAGATATGGTATTCTATTAATGGTTAATCCATTAGTCAATTAGTCCAATTTACAAGGTTTTTAATACAATGGAAATCGAAATCAACAGAAACAGCAGAATACCATTATATCTTCAAATTAAAGAACAGCTCAAAGAGCTTATCCAGAATGGTCAAATGAAAAAAGATTCCCAATTACCTACCGAAAGATACCTTTCCCTTAAACTTAAAGTTAGCCGTAATACTGTTAGCATGGCATATAAAGAGCTTATTCAAGAGAAAATTATTTCTTCCATTCCCGGTAAGGGTACTTTTGTCATTACTGAACCAGAGCAAGGAATTTATTCATATAATAATATAAATAAATCACCGGTAATCAAGAATGTTGATTTGGCTATTCATAAGGCTTTAGAGTTAAATATTCAATTTGAAGATTTTATGCGTTTAGTCAGTCATCGATTCAAAGAAAAGAGAAATCTTTTTAGTAATGTACATATAGCTTTTATTGAATGTAACCAAGAACAATTACTTTACTTCTCCCAAAGATTGGAATTAGGTACAGGTATTCATATTACTCCTATTTTAATAGATGAAATGTATAATCAAAAAGATTATTTCCTGGAAAAAATGAAGTCAGTTGATTTGGTAGTAACAACTTTTTTTCATCTCCAGGAAGTGCAAGATTATTTAAAGCACGAGAACAAGAAAATTATTGCCATAGCATTAGATCCACAAATTGAAACCATGGTTAAAATTGCCCGCAGTACTTCCTCAGATATGAATATTGGTTTAGTTTGTTTAACAAGTAAATTTGCCGAAAGAGTTGTAAAATCTATTAATAATGCAGGTATAAAATTCAAAAAAATAATATTCACCACAACTCGGAAGGCAGATGAATTAAAAGAATTGATTAATAACAGT
This portion of the Atribacterota bacterium genome encodes:
- a CDS encoding winged helix-turn-helix domain-containing protein; its protein translation is MEIEINRNSRIPLYLQIKEQLKELIQNGQMKKDSQLPTERYLSLKLKVSRNTVSMAYKELIQEKIISSIPGKGTFVITEPEQGIYSYNNINKSPVIKNVDLAIHKALELNIQFEDFMRLVSHRFKEKRNLFSNVHIAFIECNQEQLLYFSQRLELGTGIHITPILIDEMYNQKDYFLEKMKSVDLVVTTFFHLQEVQDYLKHENKKIIAIALDPQIETMVKIARSTSSDMNIGLVCLTSKFAERVVKSINNAGIKFKKIIFTTTRKADELKELINNS